A portion of the Enterobacter sp. SA187 genome contains these proteins:
- a CDS encoding helix-turn-helix transcriptional regulator — MKNVYPLKTLNQLRPLLLGFRKAHGLTQKEVSERLGVTQQTYARLEANPASASIERLFKVFSVLGVEISLSSATLASENRQAEGNSDLHSPARLEKW, encoded by the coding sequence ATGAAAAATGTTTACCCGTTAAAAACGCTTAACCAGCTGCGTCCATTACTCCTTGGTTTTCGCAAAGCGCATGGCCTGACGCAAAAAGAGGTGTCCGAAAGGTTAGGCGTAACGCAGCAGACTTACGCCCGTCTGGAGGCCAATCCTGCCAGTGCCAGCATTGAGCGCCTGTTTAAGGTGTTTTCCGTCCTGGGTGTCGAAATCAGCCTTTCCTCAGCGACCCTTGCCTCAGAGAACAGGCAGGCGGAGGGAAATTCAGATTTACATTCACCTGCACGGCTGGAGAAATGGTAA
- a CDS encoding type II toxin-antitoxin system HipA family toxin, producing MSRIKPRLAIWMNGIHVGFWEKSRGEDLLRYLPEWIADGQGRPLSLSLPFTPGNQAWRGNIVRDYFDNLLPDSEGIRRRLAMRYQAESLEPFDLLTELGKDCVGAIQLLHEDEEPTDLYSVKYRPLSASEIATALRNTTQVLLPGRQDDANDLCLSIAGAQEKTALLWHEGQWCMPEGNTPTTHIFKLPLGLVGNMKADMSTSVENEWLCSLLLEHYGIPVARTEIAQFEDQKALVVARFDRKWSADRQWIIRLPQEDMCQALGVSPLRKYQADGGPGISDIMEILSHSDLAEHDRAQFFRAQIIFWLMAATDGHAKNFSIAIAPQGRYHLTPLYDVLSAWSVIGHGNNQIAWQKCKLAMAVRGSSNYYQIYRIQKRHWINHGKLAGLGEQQIETMLDEIISVTPGVIDRVMALLPQTYPQELADSIFNGIRQQCRHLEEK from the coding sequence ATGAGCAGGATAAAGCCGCGTTTAGCAATATGGATGAATGGCATCCACGTCGGATTCTGGGAGAAAAGCAGAGGGGAAGATTTATTGCGCTATCTGCCGGAATGGATTGCTGACGGGCAGGGCAGGCCTTTATCACTGTCCCTTCCTTTTACACCCGGTAATCAAGCCTGGCGCGGGAATATTGTCCGCGACTATTTTGATAATTTATTACCCGACAGTGAAGGGATACGCCGACGCCTGGCGATGCGCTATCAGGCAGAAAGTCTTGAACCTTTTGACCTGCTGACAGAGCTGGGAAAAGACTGCGTGGGCGCGATACAACTTTTGCATGAAGACGAGGAGCCCACGGATTTATATTCCGTAAAATATCGTCCGCTTTCTGCATCAGAAATCGCGACAGCCTTGCGAAATACTACCCAGGTATTGCTGCCCGGCAGGCAGGATGATGCTAACGATCTGTGTTTATCGATTGCCGGCGCGCAGGAAAAAACAGCCTTACTGTGGCATGAAGGCCAGTGGTGCATGCCCGAAGGTAATACGCCGACGACCCATATTTTCAAGTTACCGCTCGGGCTGGTCGGCAATATGAAAGCTGATATGAGTACGTCAGTAGAAAATGAATGGCTGTGTTCGTTGCTTCTTGAACACTACGGCATCCCCGTGGCACGAACGGAGATCGCGCAGTTTGAAGATCAGAAGGCCCTGGTGGTAGCGCGTTTTGACCGGAAATGGTCCGCCGATCGGCAGTGGATCATTCGTTTACCCCAGGAGGATATGTGTCAGGCTCTGGGCGTTTCTCCTTTACGAAAATACCAGGCGGACGGTGGGCCGGGTATTTCGGACATTATGGAAATACTGAGTCATTCTGACCTGGCTGAACATGACAGAGCGCAGTTCTTCAGAGCGCAGATTATTTTCTGGCTGATGGCTGCAACGGACGGCCACGCCAAAAATTTCAGTATCGCGATCGCGCCGCAGGGCCGTTATCATCTGACGCCGCTGTATGACGTTTTGTCGGCATGGTCGGTGATCGGTCACGGGAATAATCAGATCGCCTGGCAGAAATGCAAGCTGGCGATGGCCGTCCGGGGCAGCAGCAATTATTACCAGATTTACCGCATACAAAAACGGCACTGGATCAACCATGGCAAGCTGGCTGGCCTGGGTGAGCAGCAGATAGAAACCATGCTGGATGAAATTATTTCCGTGACGCCGGGCGTCATTGACCGTGTTATGGCGTTACTTCCGCAGACGTATCCGCAGGAACTTGCTGACAGTATTTTTAATGGCATCAGGCAGCAATGCAGGCATCTGGAAGAAAAATAG
- a CDS encoding TetR/AcrR family transcriptional regulator, with protein MVTTKQSKTPGRPRKFDAEQAIATAQKLFHSKGYDALSVADLTRALGINPPSFYAAFGSKFGLYQRVLARYSRQGAIPFAEILRTDRPVAQCLAAVLNEAARRYVADPIASGCMVVEGTHSDDREAREAACEIHQAAETMIRDFIARQYPDQAERLTDFMVTVMAGLSASARAGYSEARLRETVRLCTDVLEQALPDAAGADVE; from the coding sequence GTGGTCACTACAAAACAAAGTAAAACACCGGGGCGTCCCCGCAAGTTTGATGCAGAGCAGGCGATCGCAACTGCGCAAAAACTTTTTCATTCAAAGGGATACGACGCCCTGAGCGTAGCGGATTTGACCAGAGCGCTGGGCATCAATCCACCCAGCTTTTACGCCGCGTTCGGCAGCAAGTTCGGCCTGTATCAACGTGTGCTGGCGCGCTATTCCCGCCAGGGCGCGATCCCTTTTGCCGAAATTTTGCGTACAGATCGCCCGGTAGCGCAGTGCCTGGCGGCTGTGCTGAATGAAGCGGCAAGGCGCTACGTTGCCGATCCCATCGCCAGCGGCTGTATGGTGGTCGAGGGCACGCATAGTGACGATCGGGAAGCGCGCGAAGCGGCCTGCGAAATCCATCAGGCAGCAGAAACCATGATCCGCGATTTCATTGCGCGACAGTATCCCGATCAAGCCGAACGGCTGACGGATTTTATGGTAACCGTGATGGCCGGACTTTCCGCCAGTGCGCGGGCAGGGTACAGCGAAGCGCGATTACGCGAAACCGTGCGTCTGTGTACCGACGTGCTGGAACAGGCGTTGCCGGATGCTGCTGGCGCAGACGTGGAATAA
- the bdcA gene encoding SDR family oxidoreductase, giving the protein MTSFQHKSVLVIGGSRGIGAAIVRRFAAEGASVTFSYAGSHDAATQLAAETGSKAVQADSADRDAVINLVRAAGPLDILVVNSGIALFGDALLQDSDVVDRLFRINIHAPYHAAVEAARQMPEGGRILIIGSVNGDRMPLPGMASYAVSKSALQGMARGLARDFGPRGITINIVQPGPIDTDANPENGPMKDLMHSFMAIKRHGRPEEVAGMVAWLAGPEASFVTGAMHTIDGAFGA; this is encoded by the coding sequence ATGACTTCATTTCAGCATAAATCCGTTCTGGTTATTGGCGGCAGCCGTGGTATCGGCGCAGCCATCGTTCGCCGCTTCGCTGCCGAAGGCGCATCGGTCACTTTCAGCTACGCGGGATCGCATGATGCTGCCACACAGCTGGCGGCAGAAACAGGCAGTAAAGCGGTGCAGGCAGACAGCGCCGATCGCGACGCGGTGATCAATCTGGTACGCGCGGCCGGACCGCTGGACATCCTGGTGGTGAACTCAGGCATTGCGCTGTTTGGTGACGCGCTTCTGCAGGATAGCGATGTGGTGGATCGTCTGTTTCGCATCAATATCCATGCGCCCTACCACGCCGCCGTTGAGGCTGCGCGTCAGATGCCGGAAGGCGGACGCATCCTTATTATCGGCTCGGTCAATGGCGATCGGATGCCCCTCCCCGGCATGGCTTCTTACGCCGTCAGCAAATCCGCCCTGCAGGGCATGGCGCGCGGGTTAGCGCGGGATTTTGGCCCGCGTGGCATCACCATCAACATTGTACAGCCAGGTCCGATTGATACTGACGCCAACCCGGAAAATGGCCCGATGAAAGATCTGATGCACAGCTTTATGGCCATCAAACGCCACGGGCGTCCTGAAGAAGTGGCCGGTATGGTTGCCTGGCTTGCCGGGCCGGAAGCCTCGTTTGTGACCGGCGCCATGCATACCATTGACGGCGCATTTGGCGCGTGA
- a CDS encoding DUF2891 domain-containing protein, which yields MELTQHQADAFARMPLTYLRQEYPNHIMHLLNDDGDVLPPRALHPIFYGCFDWHSAVHGYWLLLRCVRLYPELSCRDDIVALFDEHMTEENVAQELAYFNAPFRASFERPYGYGWLLALAQELKQSSLPQAQKWHQLLEPLTQDIRNRLMDYLSKLTYPIRVGTHYNTAFALALGLDYARALTDRPLEQAILDAATRFYQADTDYPAHYEPGGDEYISGALTEALLMSKVADKFPAWFDAFLPHVGSVSALMNPAEVSDRTDPKIAHLDGLNLSRAWCMKHIAKALPQNHPAQTPLREAVARHLTASVEHVVGSHYSGGHWLASFALLALE from the coding sequence ATGGAATTAACGCAACATCAGGCGGATGCATTCGCCAGAATGCCTTTAACCTATCTGCGCCAGGAATACCCTAATCACATTATGCATCTGCTTAATGATGATGGTGATGTCTTACCGCCGCGCGCGCTGCATCCGATTTTTTATGGCTGTTTTGACTGGCACTCGGCGGTACACGGTTACTGGTTGCTGTTACGCTGCGTGCGGCTATACCCGGAGTTGTCCTGCCGTGATGACATCGTTGCGCTGTTTGACGAACACATGACGGAAGAAAACGTGGCCCAGGAACTGGCGTACTTTAACGCGCCGTTCCGCGCATCCTTCGAGCGCCCGTACGGTTATGGCTGGCTGCTGGCGCTGGCGCAGGAGCTGAAACAATCCTCACTGCCGCAGGCGCAGAAGTGGCATCAACTGCTGGAGCCATTAACCCAGGATATTCGCAACCGGCTGATGGATTACCTCAGCAAGCTGACGTATCCGATCCGCGTCGGAACGCATTACAACACGGCCTTTGCGCTGGCGCTGGGGCTGGATTATGCCAGGGCGCTGACTGACCGTCCGCTGGAGCAGGCCATTCTGGATGCGGCGACGCGCTTTTATCAGGCCGATACGGATTATCCTGCGCATTATGAGCCAGGGGGTGATGAGTATATTTCCGGCGCGTTAACGGAAGCCCTGCTGATGAGTAAAGTGGCGGATAAATTCCCGGCGTGGTTCGATGCATTCCTGCCGCATGTGGGATCGGTGTCGGCGCTGATGAACCCGGCGGAAGTGAGCGACCGTACCGATCCGAAAATCGCGCATCTTGACGGGCTCAACCTGAGCCGCGCCTGGTGTATGAAGCATATCGCAAAAGCTTTACCGCAAAACCATCCGGCGCAGACGCCGCTGCGCGAAGCCGTGGCGCGTCATCTGACGGCCAGCGTGGAGCATGTGGTGGGAAGCCATTACAGCGGCGGTCACTGGCTGGCGAGCTTTGCATTGCTGGCGCTGGAGTAA
- a CDS encoding DUF979 domain-containing protein: protein MSTLITINRVYYLIGFVVMLLVIMTLRDRANPKRFTTALFWFLFGGIFLFGDLMVQELGKSLAYRIIGGGVIAIALLAGFGLVGKGHYKMSTDEEREASSRRLKNWLFLPALMIPVVTVIGTLFLKGVSIGGVYLLDQKQLTLAALCVACVAAILTGWWLTKGTPLHAIRQSRRLVDTIGWAVILPQMLAMLGGVFVVANTGESVQKVVSLFVNPDNRFMLVVIYCIGMALFTMIMGNAFAAFPVLSAGIALPFLINVHHGNPAPLLAIGMYAGYCGTLMTPMAANFNIVPAALLELKDKYQVIKIQIPTALTLLVVNVILMYFLAFR from the coding sequence ATGAGCACCTTGATCACCATTAACCGCGTCTATTACCTCATCGGCTTTGTTGTGATGCTGCTGGTCATTATGACGCTGCGCGATCGGGCTAACCCGAAACGCTTTACCACCGCGCTATTCTGGTTTCTATTCGGCGGCATTTTCCTGTTCGGCGATCTGATGGTGCAGGAGCTGGGCAAATCGCTGGCTTACCGGATCATTGGCGGCGGCGTGATCGCCATTGCGTTGCTGGCAGGCTTTGGGCTGGTGGGCAAAGGACACTATAAAATGTCCACCGATGAAGAGCGGGAAGCCTCATCCCGGCGACTGAAAAACTGGCTGTTTTTACCGGCGCTGATGATCCCCGTGGTGACGGTGATCGGCACGCTGTTCCTGAAAGGGGTTTCCATTGGCGGCGTGTATCTGCTAGATCAGAAGCAGCTCACGCTGGCCGCGCTCTGTGTCGCCTGCGTCGCCGCGATCCTCACGGGCTGGTGGCTGACGAAAGGAACGCCGCTGCATGCGATCCGCCAGTCGCGGCGTCTTGTGGACACTATCGGCTGGGCGGTGATCCTGCCGCAAATGCTTGCCATGCTTGGCGGGGTCTTTGTGGTGGCGAATACCGGCGAGTCGGTGCAAAAAGTGGTGAGTCTGTTCGTCAATCCGGATAACCGCTTCATGCTGGTGGTGATCTACTGTATCGGCATGGCGCTGTTTACCATGATCATGGGTAATGCCTTTGCCGCATTCCCGGTGTTGAGCGCGGGGATCGCGCTGCCATTCCTCATTAACGTTCATCACGGCAACCCGGCGCCGCTGCTGGCGATTGGTATGTATGCGGGTTATTGCGGCACGCTGATGACGCCGATGGCCGCGAACTTCAATATCGTTCCCGCCGCGTTGCTGGAACTGAAAGATAAATATCAGGTGATCAAGATCCAGATCCCAACGGCGCTGACGCTGCTGGTGGTGAACGTCATTTTAATGTATTTCCTCGCGTTTCGCTAA
- a CDS encoding DUF969 domain-containing protein produces the protein MDGSTLLPLIGIPIVVIGFALRFNPLLVVVVAGLSTGLLVGMDFGMLLETFGEKFVNSRSLATFILILPVIGLLEYYGLKERAQAWVAKIASATSARILMLYFVAREGTAALGLMSLGGHAQTVRPLLAPMAEGAALNEYGELPQHIRDKIKAHAAACDNIAVFFGEDIFIAFGAVLLIDAFLKESGIQGIEPLHIGLWAIPTAIAALIIHMTRLLRLDASIRRDVMAWKAEQGAQEATR, from the coding sequence ATGGACGGTTCTACGCTGCTGCCGCTCATCGGGATACCGATAGTGGTTATTGGTTTTGCACTGCGATTTAACCCGCTGCTGGTGGTGGTCGTTGCCGGCCTGTCGACCGGTCTGCTGGTGGGAATGGATTTCGGCATGCTGCTGGAAACCTTTGGCGAAAAATTTGTAAACAGCCGCTCACTGGCCACCTTTATTCTGATCCTGCCGGTCATTGGCCTGCTGGAGTATTACGGGCTGAAAGAGCGGGCGCAGGCCTGGGTGGCGAAGATAGCCAGCGCCACCTCGGCACGTATTCTGATGCTCTATTTTGTCGCCCGTGAAGGTACCGCCGCGCTGGGACTGATGTCCCTTGGCGGCCATGCGCAGACCGTCCGTCCGTTACTTGCGCCCATGGCCGAAGGGGCGGCGCTCAATGAATACGGCGAACTGCCGCAACATATCCGCGATAAGATCAAAGCCCATGCCGCCGCCTGTGACAATATTGCCGTCTTCTTCGGTGAGGACATTTTTATTGCCTTTGGCGCGGTACTGCTGATTGACGCCTTCCTGAAAGAGAGCGGCATTCAGGGCATTGAACCGCTGCATATCGGCCTGTGGGCTATTCCCACCGCTATCGCCGCATTAATTATTCATATGACCCGCTTGTTGCGCCTTGATGCCAGTATTCGTCGCGACGTCATGGCCTGGAAAGCAGAGCAGGGCGCACAGGAGGCGACACGATGA
- a CDS encoding winged helix DNA-binding protein, with translation MTTKKSATSTHHDDIADGRIVSSRHLVSERCAELSELEYALIMTSNAFNKWMVRCMTAAGEPDMGAFDVSLLHHVNHRNRKKKLADICFVLNVEDTHVVTYALKKLVKAGYVTSEKAGKELFFSTTDEGKALCMKYRDVREACLINIHAESGIAGSAIGDTAQLLRTISSLYDTAARAAASL, from the coding sequence ATGACCACAAAAAAGAGTGCCACCTCAACGCATCACGACGATATTGCTGACGGCCGTATCGTTTCCTCCCGCCATCTGGTTTCTGAGCGTTGCGCAGAGTTATCGGAGCTCGAGTACGCGCTGATCATGACCAGCAATGCGTTTAACAAATGGATGGTGCGCTGTATGACCGCCGCCGGTGAGCCGGATATGGGCGCTTTTGACGTTTCGCTTCTGCATCATGTGAATCACCGCAATCGCAAAAAAAAGCTGGCGGACATCTGCTTTGTGCTGAACGTGGAAGACACGCACGTGGTGACCTATGCGCTGAAAAAACTGGTTAAGGCAGGCTATGTGACCAGCGAAAAGGCAGGAAAAGAACTCTTTTTCTCCACCACCGATGAAGGTAAAGCCTTATGCATGAAATACCGTGATGTGCGTGAAGCCTGCCTGATCAACATTCATGCTGAAAGTGGCATAGCAGGCAGCGCCATTGGCGACACGGCACAGTTGCTGCGTACCATATCTTCTCTGTATGACACCGCCGCGCGGGCAGCGGCATCCTTGTGA
- a CDS encoding linear amide C-N hydrolase: MNEKGLQADLLYLGEAKYGKASPAEKTLEAKTFIQYVLDNFATVEEAEKALKSEPIHMISKGMHAGLHYMVTDRSGANMIIEIAGGKLKIYPKAGNAVMTNDPSYESMLKIYDYYNEKNLARNMPGSPHSVDRFMRATGWLEQISPDKMDTIINLVPGKNFAMQARMSVLSVMRTLSTPFAISTERNPENSTTLWRGISDLKNNIMMFDLADSPSTVWVDLNKIDFSQGERALSLSDGEIKQGDVTRQFTPVQ; this comes from the coding sequence ATGAATGAAAAGGGGTTGCAGGCCGATCTTTTATATCTCGGCGAGGCGAAATACGGCAAGGCTTCACCGGCAGAGAAAACCCTGGAGGCAAAAACCTTTATTCAGTACGTGCTGGATAATTTCGCAACGGTTGAGGAGGCAGAAAAAGCGCTTAAAAGCGAGCCGATACATATGATTAGCAAGGGCATGCACGCAGGACTGCATTATATGGTTACCGACCGCAGCGGCGCGAATATGATTATTGAAATTGCCGGGGGTAAACTGAAAATATATCCCAAAGCAGGCAACGCCGTAATGACCAACGATCCCAGTTATGAATCCATGCTGAAAATATATGATTATTATAACGAAAAGAATCTCGCCAGAAACATGCCTGGTTCTCCCCACTCGGTAGACCGTTTTATGCGCGCGACAGGCTGGCTGGAACAAATCAGCCCTGACAAGATGGACACTATTATTAACCTGGTTCCCGGTAAGAATTTCGCCATGCAGGCGCGTATGAGCGTGCTTTCCGTCATGCGCACGCTGTCCACGCCGTTCGCTATCTCAACCGAAAGGAATCCGGAGAACAGTACCACCCTCTGGCGCGGGATAAGCGATCTTAAAAACAACATCATGATGTTTGATCTGGCGGATTCTCCCTCCACGGTCTGGGTGGATCTCAATAAAATCGACTTCAGTCAGGGGGAAAGGGCGCTCAGCCTGTCTGATGGCGAGATCAAACAGGGGGACGTGACCCGTCAGTTCACGCCCGTGCAGTAA
- a CDS encoding methyl-accepting chemotaxis protein, which translates to MKLNNMSVGMRMGTGFALLLLMSVIMGSSAFWLTMSSEKKVEEMISWHLVKERMIEDWTRLLNTNSGVAMTAMSTADPALRKSLQETVEKGSADITRVQEELTPLLRLPTGQRLLAKVSAAREKFVSLRQEGLQLAGNGQDEQISAFILNRFYPATQEYTQALTELRDFQKALIDKTYADIRRDANQSENIILTFIIASIILGIIIAGYITRSITRPLSEAVSVAGNVSAGDLTVEVNVRSDDQLGMMMQSLKDMVAGLGSTVTDVKQGALTISHAASEIDAGNQDLASRTEEQAASVEETAATLEQLTSTIKRSADNSRHVNQLFSETGDVIRKNGARMNDVLLSMEDIHNASGKMTDIVTAIEGIAFQTNILALNAAVEAARAGEQGRGFAVVAGEVRTLAQRSSSSAREIKEIIGSSLSKIDSCRELVDEADKGMKGIVNNVIDVQQLVDEIARASAEQSDGITQINIAMGQIDTTTQQNAALVEQSSAASASLKEQARLLLNSVEVFTCHDADRVQA; encoded by the coding sequence ATGAAGTTGAATAATATGAGTGTGGGTATGCGCATGGGAACCGGCTTTGCCCTTCTTTTGCTCATGTCAGTCATTATGGGAAGTAGTGCATTCTGGCTGACTATGAGCAGTGAGAAGAAAGTAGAAGAAATGATCTCCTGGCATCTTGTTAAAGAAAGAATGATTGAAGACTGGACAAGGCTTTTAAATACTAACAGCGGAGTAGCCATGACGGCGATGAGCACCGCCGATCCTGCCCTGCGCAAATCGTTGCAGGAAACCGTGGAGAAAGGATCCGCGGACATCACCCGTGTTCAGGAAGAACTGACGCCGTTATTGCGCTTACCGACCGGGCAACGCCTGCTGGCGAAAGTTAGCGCGGCGCGTGAAAAGTTTGTCTCCTTACGACAGGAAGGACTTCAGCTTGCAGGAAACGGGCAGGATGAACAGATCAGCGCTTTTATACTGAATCGCTTTTATCCGGCAACCCAGGAATACACCCAGGCACTGACCGAGCTGCGTGATTTTCAGAAAGCGCTCATCGATAAAACCTATGCGGACATTCGGCGGGACGCGAATCAATCAGAAAACATCATTCTGACATTTATTATTGCCAGCATCATCCTGGGCATCATTATCGCCGGGTATATCACCCGTAGTATTACGCGACCGCTGTCTGAGGCCGTAAGCGTTGCAGGCAATGTTTCCGCAGGGGATTTGACGGTGGAAGTGAATGTCCGCTCAGACGATCAGCTGGGGATGATGATGCAGTCATTAAAGGATATGGTTGCCGGGCTGGGCAGTACCGTCACGGATGTCAAACAGGGCGCGCTGACCATTTCCCATGCCGCCAGTGAAATTGACGCCGGTAATCAGGATCTGGCGTCACGAACGGAAGAACAGGCCGCAAGCGTGGAAGAAACCGCCGCCACGCTGGAACAGCTTACTTCAACCATCAAACGGTCGGCGGATAACTCCCGCCATGTTAACCAGCTGTTTAGCGAAACCGGGGACGTCATCCGCAAAAATGGTGCGCGTATGAATGACGTGCTGCTCAGTATGGAAGATATTCATAATGCCTCCGGCAAGATGACCGACATCGTCACCGCCATTGAAGGTATCGCCTTCCAGACCAATATCCTGGCGCTTAACGCCGCTGTCGAAGCGGCACGGGCCGGTGAACAGGGCCGTGGATTTGCGGTGGTCGCCGGTGAAGTGCGCACCCTCGCCCAGCGAAGCTCCTCTTCAGCCAGAGAGATTAAGGAGATCATCGGATCGTCCCTCAGCAAAATCGACAGCTGTCGTGAACTGGTGGATGAAGCCGATAAAGGAATGAAAGGCATCGTGAATAATGTGATCGACGTGCAGCAGCTGGTTGATGAAATCGCCCGCGCCAGCGCCGAGCAGAGCGACGGCATCACCCAGATTAATATTGCCATGGGTCAGATTGATACCACCACGCAGCAGAACGCCGCGCTGGTTGAACAATCTTCCGCTGCCAGCGCATCGCTCAAGGAGCAGGCGCGTCTGTTGTTAAACAGCGTGGAGGTCTTTACCTGTCATGACGCTGACAGGGTGCAGGCCTGA